ACCTCTGCAAAACCTGGAGAAGACAGCCCATTTTAGCTATGCgtaattcttcttttctccccctccctgctAATTTCAGCTCTTGGAGAAGGCAAAGACAACTTCGTTCAGTGCCCCATGGAAGCTCTGAAGTGGGAGGAGAGGAAGTGCCTCATCCTGGAGGAAATCCTCGCGTACAAGCCTGACATCTTGTGCCTGCAAGAAGTCGACCACTACTTTGACACCTTTGAGCCACTCCTCAGCCGACTCGGCTACCAGTGTACTTTCTTCCCGAAGCCGTGGTCCCCGTGCCTAGATGTGGAGCAGAACAACGGGCCGGATGGCTGCGCCTTGTTTTTCCTCAAAGACCGCTTTGAGCTCATCAACAGCGCTAACATCCGGCTAACTGCCATGAAGCTGAAGACCAACCAGGTGGCCATAGCTCAGACGCTGAAGTGCAATGAAACTGGAAGGCTGTTCTGCATTGCTGTCACTCACCTGAAAGCTCGTACTGGCTGGGAGAGGTTTCGGTCAGCGCAAGGCTGTGATCTTCTCCAGAACCTGAAGAGTATTACCCAAGGTGCAAAGATCCCTCTGATCATCTGCGGAGACTTCAACGCGGAGCCAACTGAGGAGGTCTACAGAGAATTTTCCAACTCCAGCCTCAATTTAAACAGCGCGTACAAGCTGCTGAGCCCCGACGGGCAGTCGGAGCCCCCATACACCACCTGGAAGATCCGGCCATCGGGAGAGTGCCGGCACACGCTGGATTATATCTGGTATTCCCAGCACGCCTTGAATGTGAACTCAGCCCTGGGCTTGCTGACTGAAGAGCAAATTGGGCCCAACAGGCTGCCATCATTCAATTACCCTTCTGATCACCTGTCTCTGGTGTGTGACTTTAGTTTTAATCAAGATCCTGACAGACTGCTGTGATGTGTTGGAATGGCACCTGGTATTGCAGTGTCCTAACTTGCcactattttattttagagaaaactTTGGAAGCTAGAAGCTATTGAAGGATGAGGAAATACTGTTGACTAAACATTATTTCGGGCTCTTGTTTGGAGCTTACACTTGCCATTCAGTGCTTGTTAATCAGGAGCCTccaagggaggaagaaaggagccAGTGTTGTCGTTGTGGTGTTCTTGCCATGTTGGGGTTTGAAAACCAGAAGGCAAATGAGCTTTATCCTTTCACTAACCCCTGTGTTTAAGGATTTAATCCTCTAATGAATGTGGAGGCCTTAGTATTTAAATCAAAACACTTGTGTTTGTAAAACAACTTGCCCTGACAGCatgctaattttatttatttcatgttaaGCTTGTGCGAGTACCAAAGGGAATGAGGCTTGACTACCCAGCGAGATTCTCttaaatctttttctgtttcagtacaAAGGAAGTTTAATGCAGTTTAGACGTGAACAAATCTAAGCTCATAGTAGTGTTGTCTTCTCATTTTTACATGACTTGAGATGACGATTTCATTAAAAGTGAATGGATAACAGCACAGTGTGAGGAAGGCCCCCTCCAGTAAGAGCAGGTGAGGAAATAGAGGCTAATTACATCATATAGCAATATCCTCACTTTTCCAGATGAATGTGCATGTGTCTGTTACACAGCCTGTAGGTATGTACACACAGTGACTTACCTTTGTCTCTTCTGTGCTTCCCTCCAGAGGACACCCCTAACTAGGGAGTATTTCCTCCGTTTCAAGTATTACTTTTCTAAATGGTTTAAATTTGTAGTCTTGTCCATCTTGCTGTTTCAGTAAAGGGCCAATCTTCATGTTAAAAgactttcttttatttatcttcAGAATCTTAAGCTACACTGGAACCTGTTAGaagataaaatttatttattgagaGAAGTTGGTGATCCTGCATCTGACTTGAAATCATACAGCAAGAGTGTTCAGGAGCCTCTTTCCATGGCCCAGCACCTAGGCTATGACAGAGCTATGTTAGTGtatgtgctggtttgggctgggttaattttcttcacttttactcttccgattctctcccccatcctgctgcagggacagtgagctgtgtggt
The sequence above is drawn from the Strix aluco isolate bStrAlu1 chromosome 4, bStrAlu1.hap1, whole genome shotgun sequence genome and encodes:
- the NOCT gene encoding nocturnin produces the protein MYQSPARCLCSALPALCCAPSATAALLPRPRGPPPPPLGPAAPRAAAAAVGSPPAPGAPPRAVCSMGNSTSRLYSALAKTLSSSAVSQHQDCLEQPDSARLDPIDPKDLLEECQIVLQKRPPRFQRDFVDLKKNTAVNHRPIRVMQWNILAQALGEGKDNFVQCPMEALKWEERKCLILEEILAYKPDILCLQEVDHYFDTFEPLLSRLGYQCTFFPKPWSPCLDVEQNNGPDGCALFFLKDRFELINSANIRLTAMKLKTNQVAIAQTLKCNETGRLFCIAVTHLKARTGWERFRSAQGCDLLQNLKSITQGAKIPLIICGDFNAEPTEEVYREFSNSSLNLNSAYKLLSPDGQSEPPYTTWKIRPSGECRHTLDYIWYSQHALNVNSALGLLTEEQIGPNRLPSFNYPSDHLSLVCDFSFNQDPDRLL